A section of the Acidobacterium capsulatum ATCC 51196 genome encodes:
- a CDS encoding SDR family oxidoreductase, whose protein sequence is MESPSAECLTMGHLGKCAAPLASSKLRKEDTPMELGIKNKVALIAGASQGIGRATALTFAAEGAHLALCARNRTALDAVADEARERFNVSVYVEPVDVEETDALQAFVSHAANELGRVDICVPNAGGPPAKPFLETTIEDWERAWHLNLRSAIVLAQAVLPGMVERRWGRIVTLTSYTVKQPVPELVLSNTIRAGILGLVRSLAGQFGKDGITVNNVGPGFTETARSRQLLEQRAQSRGLPFDQVRHELEREIPIGRMASPEEVAGTIVWLASELAASITGQTVLVDGGSYKGT, encoded by the coding sequence GTGGAATCTCCATCGGCAGAGTGCCTGACCATGGGCCATCTCGGCAAGTGCGCCGCGCCTCTGGCATCATCAAAGCTCAGGAAGGAAGACACGCCCATGGAGCTTGGAATCAAAAACAAGGTCGCGCTCATCGCCGGCGCCAGCCAGGGAATCGGCCGTGCCACAGCGCTCACTTTCGCCGCTGAAGGCGCGCATCTGGCGCTTTGCGCGCGCAACCGCACCGCGCTCGACGCCGTTGCAGACGAGGCCCGCGAGCGCTTCAACGTCTCGGTCTATGTAGAGCCGGTCGATGTGGAAGAGACCGATGCGCTGCAGGCCTTTGTGTCGCACGCCGCAAACGAGCTGGGCCGCGTGGATATCTGCGTGCCGAACGCGGGCGGACCACCCGCCAAGCCGTTTCTTGAAACCACCATCGAGGACTGGGAGCGCGCCTGGCACCTGAATCTGCGCAGCGCCATCGTGCTGGCGCAGGCGGTGCTGCCCGGCATGGTCGAGCGGCGCTGGGGCCGCATCGTCACGCTTACGTCTTACACCGTGAAGCAGCCGGTGCCCGAGCTGGTGCTCTCGAACACCATCCGCGCCGGCATTCTCGGCCTCGTCCGTTCGCTCGCCGGGCAATTCGGCAAAGACGGCATCACAGTCAACAACGTAGGGCCGGGCTTCACTGAGACGGCCCGTTCGCGGCAATTGCTGGAGCAGCGCGCGCAATCGCGGGGCCTGCCCTTTGACCAGGTGCGGCACGAACTGGAGCGCGAGATTCCCATCGGCCGCATGGCCTCGCCCGAAGAAGTGGCCGGCACCATTGTCTGGCTTGCCTCAGAGCTTGCCGCCAGCATCACCGGGCAAACCGTGCTGGTGGATGGCGGCAGCTACAAAGGCACCTGA
- a CDS encoding dUTP diphosphatase: MILVKLLHPEAQVPTVAHAGSDLGFDLYSIEDVVLPPGVPVKVRTGIAVEGPPGCGFVLGDRSSMAARGITYAGGRIDAGYRGEILVCLINVNQPVYSLRTGHNNTGAVTAVHLDVSDVSVTLRKGDRIAQMSPFEARTGLEVSVVEELSESTRGAGGFGSSGR, translated from the coding sequence ATGATTCTTGTAAAACTTCTCCATCCCGAGGCCCAGGTCCCGACCGTTGCGCATGCCGGCAGTGACCTGGGCTTTGACCTTTACTCCATTGAGGATGTCGTTCTGCCGCCCGGCGTGCCCGTCAAGGTGCGCACCGGCATCGCGGTGGAAGGCCCTCCCGGCTGCGGCTTTGTGCTGGGCGACCGCTCCTCGATGGCAGCCCGTGGAATCACCTACGCCGGAGGCCGCATCGATGCCGGCTATCGCGGAGAGATCCTCGTCTGTCTCATCAACGTCAATCAGCCCGTCTATTCGCTGCGCACCGGGCACAACAACACGGGCGCGGTGACGGCCGTTCACCTCGATGTCTCTGACGTCAGTGTGACGCTCCGCAAGGGCGACCGCATTGCGCAGATGTCGCCCTTTGAGGCGCGCACCGGTCTTGAGGTTTCTGTCGTAGAGGAACTCTCGGAGTCCACGCGCGGTGCCGGGGGCTTTGGTTCGAGCGGCCGCTGA
- a CDS encoding cupin domain-containing protein: MTRDELQHIALDKLPPEPLNPLITRQFVHGSQSMLARILLRQGAVVPRHSHHNEQITYVLSGALRFHFDDGREIVVRAGETLVIPPHMPHAAEALEDTIDLDVFAPPREDWINGTDAYLRGK; this comes from the coding sequence GTGACCCGAGACGAACTGCAGCACATTGCCCTCGACAAGCTTCCGCCTGAGCCGCTGAATCCTCTGATCACGCGGCAGTTTGTGCACGGCAGCCAGTCAATGCTGGCACGCATTCTGCTGCGCCAGGGCGCGGTGGTGCCCCGGCATAGCCACCACAATGAGCAGATCACTTACGTTTTATCGGGAGCATTGCGGTTTCATTTTGACGATGGACGCGAGATTGTCGTGCGCGCCGGAGAGACGCTGGTGATTCCGCCGCATATGCCGCACGCGGCTGAGGCGCTGGAAGACACGATTGATTTAGACGTGTTTGCGCCGCCGCGCGAAGACTGGATCAACGGCACGGACGCTTATCTGCGCGGCAAATAG
- a CDS encoding PIG-L family deacetylase — MRPSLFACSRVYSRAVALSLAGALTASTLGAQVAPRQIGIAASASARPLAQDAGADGLAQTLRKLRTWGSMMMIVAHPDDEDGGLLTDLSRGHGDRVALFTITRGEGGQNAMSNETEDGLGLIRTNELLAADRYYGAQQYFSHFVDYGFSKTITEAHRKWGDENVLRDVVRAVRMYRPLVVSSVFVGGITDGHGHHQVAGEMAQKVFRAAGDPKVFPDQIAEGLEPWSPLKVYARVPSYDISSKGMYDYATHHWAPVRFYNYVTQTWSAHVPKANVVMHEGQWDPVLGESYNQMARTGWSHQKSQFGGGFIALPGPADVSYHLYGSRVPASRETYQNGLETSFFDGIDTSLPGIAMLAHSAHKQFLVAALQQISEDVKKATAAYQPTHPEAIAPTLASGLKQTTRLIAAVKASDFSAADKASIVQVLEIKAAQFNTALAEALGLQVGAYAIRSAAEGGNPFLRQVPQETPAWVTPGSDAEVRVHVTAAQDWSNGGTLQLTRVWLANPNGDHWPVTQLDAASTQGTNATDAVFRASVPDDATLTRPYFTRPNTEQAHYEIRDARWAERPFAPYPLAGWAEFTYDGVPVRVGQVVQTVHREHGTGQVAWPLAVVPRLSVNLAAHAGIIPIGTETWPLTVTVRNDTQKARTAEVHLKLPQGWTDSPDSGSLQLAPGGAQDVTFAVHPKGLAGQNYEIEAVATSGGKDFAEGFDQVGYAGLRPYYLYQPATYRARGVAIQVPSDLKVGYIMGTGDDVPQALGEMGIHPTLLTDADLATGNLDQYNAILVGIRAYSARPALMANKQRLLNYVHQGGTLIVQYQRTEFGSAAPYPLSLGNEVENVVEESDTVHILQPNDPLLTTPNRITAADFDGWFEEFGHSFLSNWDAHYSALTEVHDPGQAPQRGGLVYARYGKGTYIYVSYALYRQLDEAVPGAFRLMANLISAGK, encoded by the coding sequence ATGCGCCCTTCCCTTTTCGCCTGCTCTCGTGTGTATTCGCGCGCTGTTGCCCTTTCGCTGGCCGGCGCTCTCACTGCCTCCACGCTTGGCGCGCAGGTTGCGCCCCGGCAGATTGGCATTGCCGCCTCGGCGAGTGCGCGTCCGCTGGCGCAGGATGCCGGCGCCGACGGCCTGGCGCAGACGCTGCGCAAGCTGCGGACGTGGGGCAGCATGATGATGATTGTCGCGCATCCGGATGATGAAGACGGCGGGCTGCTCACGGACCTTTCGCGCGGGCATGGCGACCGCGTGGCGCTCTTCACCATCACGCGCGGCGAGGGCGGGCAGAATGCGATGTCCAATGAGACGGAGGATGGTCTCGGGCTGATTCGCACCAATGAACTGCTGGCGGCGGACCGCTACTATGGCGCGCAGCAGTACTTCAGCCACTTTGTGGATTACGGATTCTCGAAGACCATCACGGAGGCGCATCGCAAGTGGGGCGACGAGAATGTGCTGCGCGATGTGGTGCGCGCGGTGCGCATGTACCGGCCGCTGGTGGTGTCCTCAGTGTTTGTGGGCGGCATTACAGACGGCCACGGGCACCATCAGGTGGCCGGGGAGATGGCGCAGAAGGTCTTTCGTGCGGCGGGCGATCCGAAGGTTTTTCCCGATCAGATTGCGGAAGGGCTCGAGCCGTGGTCGCCGCTGAAGGTGTATGCCCGCGTGCCCAGCTATGACATCAGCAGCAAGGGCATGTATGACTATGCGACGCATCACTGGGCTCCGGTGCGGTTTTATAACTACGTGACGCAAACGTGGTCGGCGCATGTGCCCAAGGCCAATGTGGTGATGCATGAAGGGCAGTGGGACCCGGTGCTGGGCGAGTCTTATAACCAGATGGCGCGCACGGGCTGGAGCCACCAGAAGTCGCAATTTGGCGGCGGATTTATCGCGCTGCCCGGGCCTGCCGATGTGAGCTATCACCTGTATGGCTCGCGCGTTCCGGCTTCAAGAGAGACGTATCAGAACGGTCTTGAGACGTCTTTCTTCGATGGCATTGACACTTCCCTGCCCGGCATTGCGATGCTGGCGCACAGCGCCCATAAGCAGTTTCTGGTGGCGGCGCTCCAGCAGATTTCAGAGGACGTAAAGAAGGCGACCGCTGCGTACCAGCCCACGCACCCGGAGGCCATTGCGCCCACCCTGGCCAGCGGGCTAAAGCAGACCACGCGGCTGATTGCGGCCGTGAAGGCCAGCGATTTTTCAGCGGCGGACAAGGCCAGCATTGTGCAGGTGCTGGAGATCAAGGCCGCGCAGTTCAACACCGCACTGGCCGAGGCTCTGGGCCTTCAGGTGGGTGCGTATGCCATTCGCAGCGCGGCGGAGGGCGGCAATCCCTTTTTGCGGCAGGTGCCGCAGGAGACGCCGGCCTGGGTGACGCCGGGCTCGGATGCGGAGGTGCGCGTTCACGTGACCGCTGCGCAGGACTGGAGCAACGGCGGCACGCTGCAGCTCACGCGCGTCTGGCTGGCCAATCCTAACGGAGATCACTGGCCGGTGACGCAGCTCGATGCTGCCTCGACGCAAGGCACGAATGCGACGGATGCGGTTTTTCGCGCGAGCGTGCCGGACGATGCGACGCTCACCCGCCCCTACTTCACGCGGCCCAATACCGAGCAGGCGCATTATGAGATTCGCGATGCGCGCTGGGCCGAGCGGCCCTTTGCGCCGTATCCGCTGGCGGGATGGGCGGAGTTCACCTATGACGGCGTGCCGGTGCGCGTGGGGCAGGTGGTGCAGACGGTGCATCGCGAGCATGGAACCGGGCAAGTGGCGTGGCCGCTCGCGGTGGTGCCGCGGCTGAGCGTGAATCTTGCGGCGCATGCGGGGATTATTCCCATTGGCACAGAAACGTGGCCGCTCACCGTGACGGTGCGCAACGACACGCAGAAGGCCAGGACGGCAGAAGTGCATTTGAAGCTGCCGCAGGGCTGGACGGATTCGCCGGATTCCGGCTCGCTGCAGCTCGCGCCGGGCGGGGCGCAGGACGTGACCTTTGCGGTGCATCCGAAGGGGCTGGCCGGTCAGAACTATGAGATCGAGGCCGTGGCCACGAGCGGCGGCAAGGACTTCGCCGAAGGCTTTGACCAGGTGGGCTATGCCGGGCTGCGCCCGTATTATCTCTACCAGCCGGCGACGTACCGCGCGCGCGGGGTCGCGATCCAGGTGCCCTCGGACCTCAAGGTGGGCTACATCATGGGCACGGGCGACGACGTGCCGCAGGCGCTGGGCGAGATGGGCATTCACCCCACTCTGCTGACTGACGCCGATCTGGCTACAGGCAATCTCGACCAGTACAACGCGATTCTGGTGGGCATTCGGGCCTACTCCGCGCGGCCCGCGCTCATGGCTAACAAGCAGCGCCTGCTGAATTATGTACACCAGGGCGGAACGCTGATTGTGCAGTACCAGCGCACGGAGTTTGGCAGTGCCGCGCCGTATCCGCTCTCGCTGGGCAATGAGGTGGAGAATGTGGTCGAGGAGAGCGACACGGTTCACATTCTGCAGCCGAACGATCCTCTGCTGACGACGCCCAATCGCATCACCGCGGCGGACTTTGATGGCTGGTTTGAGGAGTTCGGCCATTCCTTTCTCTCCAATTGGGACGCGCACTATTCCGCGCTCACCGAAGTGCATGATCCCGGCCAGGCGCCCCAGCGCGGCGGCCTCGTTTATGCGCGCTACGGCAAGGGGACCTATATCTATGTTTCGTATGCGCTCTACCGGCAACTGGATGAGGCGGTGCCGGGGGCGTTCCGGCTGATGGCGAACCTGATTAGCGCCGGGAAGTAG